A window of the Balaenoptera acutorostrata chromosome 13, mBalAcu1.1, whole genome shotgun sequence genome harbors these coding sequences:
- the ESS2 gene encoding splicing factor ESS-2 homolog, giving the protein METPGTTVRAVLVSAASGPRRKRAAGEAGAPTSRQRVLDEEEYIEGLQTVIQRDFFPDVEKLQAQKEYLEAEENGDLERMRQIAIKFGSALGKMSREPPPPYVTPATFETPEVHTGTGVVGSKARGRGHSLEDGDGEATEEEEREPLPSLDVFLSRYTSEDNASFQEIMEVAKEKSRARHSWLYQAEEEFEKRQKDNLALPSAECQAVESGQAGVETWKYKAKNSLMYYPEGVPDEEQLFKKPRQVVHKNTRFLRDPFSQALSRSQLQQAAALNAQHKQGKVGPDGKELIPQESPRVGGFGFIATPSPAPGVNESPLMTWGEVENTPLRVEGSETPYVDRTPGPAFKILEPGRRERLGLKMANEAAAKNRAKKQEALRRATENLASLTPKGLSPAMSPALQRLVSRTASKYTDRALRASYTPSPARSTHLKTPAGGPQTPTSTPAPASATRTPLSQDPACITDNLLQLPARRKASDFF; this is encoded by the exons ATGGAAACGCCCGGCACTACGGTCCGGGCCGTACTGGTGTCCGCGGCGTCCGGGCCCCGGAGGAAGCGCGCCGCCGGAGAGGCCGGGGCTCCGACGAGCAGGCAGCGGGTCCTGGACGAGGAGGAGTACATCGAG GGCCTCCAGACGGTCATCCAGAGGGACTTCTTTCCTGATGTGGAGAAGCTGCAGGCACAGAAGGAGTACCTGGAGGCCGAGGAGAATGGAGACCTGGAACGGATGCGCCAGATCGCCATCAAGTTTGGCTCTGCCCTGGGCAAGATGTCCCGAGAGCCCCCTCCGCCCT aTGTGACTCCAGCCACATTTGAAACCCCTGAGGTGCACACGGGCACCGGGGTGGTGGGCAGTAAGGCCCGGGGCCGGGGCCACAGCCTGGAGGACGGCGATG GAGAGGccacagaggaggaggaaagggaacccctGCCCAGCCTGGACGTCTTCCTGAGCCGGTACACGAGCGAGGACAACGCCTCCTTCCAGGAGATCATGGAGGTGGCCAAGGAGAAGAGCCGGGCGCGCCACTCATGGCTCTACCAGGCCgaggaggagtttgagaag AGGCAGAAGGATAATCTCGCACTCCCGTCGGCAGAGTGCCAAGCCGTGGAGAGTGGCCAGGCTGGTGTGGAGACCTGGAAGTACAAGGCCAAGAACTCCCTCATGTACTACCCAGAGG GCGTCCCCGACGAAGAGCAGCTCTTCAAGAAGCCACGGCAGGTGGTGCATAAGAACACCCGCTTCCTCAGGGACCCCTTTAGTCAGGCCCTCAGCAGGTCCCAGCTGCAGCAGGCCGCTGCCCTCAACGCCCAG CACAAACAGGGCAAGGTGGGCCCGGATGGCAAGGAGCTTATCCCCCAGGAGTCCCCTCGCGTGGGCGGATTTGGATTCATTGCCACGCCTTCTCCTGCCCCTG GTGTGAACGAGTCCCCACTGATGACCTGGGGGGAGGTCGAGAACACGCCCTTGAGAGTCGAAGGATCTGAAACGCCCTACGTGGATAGGACGCCAGGGCCAGCCTTCAAG ATCCTGGAGCCGGGCCGCAGGGAGCGGCTGGGGCTGAAGATGGCCAACGAGGCTGCCGCCAAGAACCGGGCCAAGAAGCAGGAGGCCTTGCGGAGGGCGACAGAGAACCTAGCCAG CCTCACCCCCAAAGGCCTGAGCCCAGCCATGTCTCCAGCCCTGCAACGCCTCGTGAGCAGGACAGCCAGCAAGTACACGGACCGGGCCCTGCGTGCCAGCTACACACCATCCCCAGCACGCTCTACCCACCTCAAGACCCCAGCCGGCGGGCCCCAGACCCCGACGAGCACACCGGCTCCTGCCTCTGCCACACGCACCCCCCTCAGCCAGGATCCGGCCTGCATCACGGACAACTTGCTGCAGCTCCCCGCCCGGCGCAAAGCCTCGGACTTCTTCTAG